The genomic region CATCTTCATACGCAATGGGGTTTACAGTAGATGACCCAATATTGTAGACATTTAAACCTGGTTTCGCAGCAATCCCATGCTTTGCTATGGCTGCTATGGATGCATTGACGACCATGTCCACAGGAACCTATAATCATGCATGCTTTCAACTCATAgtgtaaaaattaagaaaagttTGGTACGTCAAATGAATATTGAGAGGAAGTGAATATGTAGCTATGTACCACATCTACGATTGCTTTTGGATCTGCAGCAAATCCTGAGAGTTGGCCTTTACCATAAGATATAATCACTGGATCTAGCATTCTGATttgttcacataaaaaaaaaaaaaagatgaaacatataattataaattctaCTGATAAAAGGCTTTTCACATGcaggataaaaaaaatcatgattacCTCCATaaaatgtgtatatatttatataagaaGAAACTCCTCTTTGGATTGAATTTTTATATAGTTCAGAAATACTCTTAAATCTTATGTTTTAATAAGGAAAAAACTTAAGAACAACcctataaaaaatacatttttaactccatttaaaatgcctacaaaatatgAAACTCTCCTATTAATCCATGTCATCAATACAAACTTATCaaagttttctcaaaaaataatataaaaaaaaaacttatccaaaatttttataaaaaagcaAAGCCTCATCACATGTGCAAATTCTGTGTGATGAGgttagtgtgtatatatacacatgcacgcgcacgtgcacacacacatacacacacacacacacacacacacatatatatatatataaacacatacacacatgcacacacaagattggattcaagttactcataaactttattttttgaaaagaatatATTACCCTACTTGATAACTctatttaatatgtttttggaaaatccacaattaaattatattatcacCTTATATCAAGATAATTAATAACTAGAgatcaaaaattatttatctcatctataaattaatgtttaactTTTAGGTACTCTTAATTTTAAAGTTATATTTGAACATGAGTTTAAGGATTAAATACATCTacttaacacaaaatttatagtctttaaaaagcacaaaaaacaTATATGCAATTCAATAATATGATTTTCAAGTATTAATCTAATAAAGAATTTCTTCtagaaaaaattttgataattttttttttgtggcataTAACAAGTGTAACTTGATCtaaccttatatatataaaagattttactaacatatgccttaagggcacacaatagcatattatttttgaaaaaaaatttattgaaaattgaaaaaattttgacagttttttcaattctcaataaaacggattttttaatgtatgtCCTAACTggacccatatatatataagggcatacattaactgaaccaatatatatatatatatatatatatatatatatatatgtatgtatgtatgtatgtatgtatgtatgtatgtatgtatgtatgtatgtatacacacacccacacacacaaattaaAGGTTAAAAAAGGGCACCTATTTCCTTGTATCCATCCAGGAAAAGGATCTTTATAGGTACTCTCAATGATGGTAGGGCGGATGATGACTATTGGAATATCTCCTCTCATGCTATCTATTAGCATCTCTCCCATGGCCTTAGTGAACACGTATGTGTTTTCCCATCCGAATAATTTTGCCCTGTTACAAATCTACTATATTAGGATTAAAATAGCTTGAGCAATGAAAACCTAAGCTTAATTAAAATGGTGTCAAAAAAtcattgaaaaagagagagtgcTGATTTTCTTGGGTATTGGTTTTGATTGATTACTGTTTCATCTCTAATTGAGCATTAAATTAAGCTCAGTTCATCACCTTTCCAAACCCAATTCTTTCAACTTTTGAGTAACTTCATTTTCATGCAcacaaaacttcaaatttgaagCCAACTCTATTTCAGCTATAATATCCAGCACTGGGATAGATACTGGTGGGGTTTCTGAGGTGACACTTTCCCCTACTATTGTCTGTCCCATGTGGAAAGGTTTCTCCATAATTAATCCTTGTCTCTCCCCATTGACATATGCTGTGTAACAAAGtaacagtttaaaaaaaatgataatatagaTATTAAGCTTTATAACAACTTATTTGCTTACCGGTTGATACATGCAAGAAAAGGCCAAGTTTCTTGCACTTCTTTGCAAAACCTAAGAGCCGAGAAGGTCCTCTTGTGTTTGTGTCGAGAGCAACAtcatacctatatatatatacacggatAATATTTAAGATTCATTTTCAAACCAAggatacaaaaaaagaaaaagaaaaaaaaaagggttaaaacaaccttgttttaaatatatgcatattaaaactaaaaaaaatagagaaaccTTTCATCAAAATTTGTATTGCCAGCTGAATTTATGATCACATCAACTTCTTTTGCGATTTCATTAGTTGTATCAGGATCCATCCCCAGATTGGGCTCACAAACATTCCCAGCTACTGGGACAAGCTTCGTCATCATGAAAGCCTTAAAGGATTCCCCATACATTTGTTCCAAGCACTTGAAAATTTCCGAGTCTAAAAtctaataacaataattaaatcTCTGAGACTATGAACGTAGATTCAGAAGTTCTTTATGCTTaaaatacaaagaaacaaaaaagtaacaTGCATCTTTATATAGCTTTATTATTCATTCTGTTTACTATGAACCcacacaacaaaaaacaaaaagaaaatctttatATAATAACATACTTCAGTTTTCAGTCTGTGGATGGCAGCTTCTTTGTCCTTTGCCTTAATCAAGAGAAAGATTTTCCCCAAATCTGGTATTGTACGTAACATCTTCTCCATAAAAGCTGTACCATTGAATATATATTCCCAAATTACTATGTTAGATAAACTAACAAGATCTATTGTTGTATCATATGAAATTCACTTATTCATAGTAATCAAGATAAGTAGAATAAAATGACCGTGGGCGCAATTTACGAGTTCAACAATCTAGGTATCCTAACTTATTGCCAGGAGTCAGTCAAAATTTCCTTGAGGAGCTGAAGAATAAAATGATTGTggcgcaaaaaaaaaacaaaaaaaaaaaaaaattgcatgctGTCCTTACTCCCCTACCTTGATTAGAATTGAAAGTTAATGCGTAGaactattattattgttattattatctaGGAACATTTCTAATTCTACTTATTTTTTAGatgataaattactaattaagtttttatatttggattttattaaCACGTCTCTTTTACAATTGGAAAAATTAAATCCCCTTAATATGTTTATGACACAATCAATATCTTAAGtagaattttaataaatttcatttattaaaaatattattgtaacTTCACTTAATAATATGATTTTCTGTTATGGGTGACTTATTTACAAAAACCAAAGCTTCAAGTTCTTAGGGAAATTGATTGTCAATGGTTAATTAACACACGCtcagaacatttttttttttgttaatgcaTTTTGATCACACGTCACCACCAATTTAGGTATTTTAACTCAGTTTCCAGGCTTGAGGGTTTGAGaagaaaccaaataaataaataaaaatatattgtaactAAGCATAATTAAGGCTAACCCTAATCTATAAATATACCTTACCAGGGTTCTTTGTAATCAATACTTCatcataaatattattaataatcctaattgtaatttcattagtgcttttttttagatatagtGTATAAGTAGCTTAGATTAGTTTCTATTAAatctacatattttttaaacaatatatttttaagtgttaaaaatattaagtttattatatgATTATAAGTAATGACCTAAGAGGTTACCCAATATATTGTAATGGGGTTCTTTGTAATCAATATTTTGTGTCTGTTTGAAATCTGCTaactttgttgaaattgaaaaaattttattgaaaatacagTAGataaagttagttgaaatagtatagtaagacttatgaataataccaaaaaataagttagcaaaaataatttttgtcaaacgGACACTTCATCATAGTAAAAAAACAACTTCTCAAAGTTTTCTCTACAAACATAAGTCATAGGCCAAATCACGTAATCCTCATATTCTCCtctttttacaatattttcttatacTATTCTCAGTcttttattaaggaaaaaaaaactattgaaagCAATCTGTTTTTGGAGAACACTAAAATAtggtttatatttatatttttatcttcaatttaagaaaaacaaaactattgaaaatatgGTTCTAAAAAAGCGACAAACAGGCCTTATGTTTTAAAGAAATatgaaaatgcaaaagaaagTAAATACCTTTGCCTAGAAACCCAGTTGCACCTGTGATAAGATAGTTCTTGCCCCGAAGATAACTAACAATGCCAATACCATCAGATGGTTTCAGAAGAGGCATGATAGCATTGGTGGTAGACGTGGTTTTTATACCATTGTCAACCACCCTATCTGTGAATGTTACCACATCCTGAGGGTTTTTGTGGGACAGTGTCAGAGCTGAAGAGAGACTGCTATGGCCCCCTTCTgcgttttctttgttttggcaACTGATAATTTTATTAGTTCTCCGAGAAGTTTTGGAACTATAGCAGTTATAGTAGCAATGGTGGTTGTTTTTTGTAGCGAGAACAGGGGTTGTGCAGCAAACCACGTTAAAAGTTCTTCCAGAAGTTCTGGTACTATTGTAGTGATCATAGCAGCAATGATAGTTGTTTGTGGTAGTGAGGACAGGGATTGCATGAGTGCTGGTGAGAGATCGAGAATAGGATCTATAATAAGGCACAGATGCCGTGGACATGAAACTTTGGAAAATACTCATTGTAATTTCAAAAGGCTACCTGAGCAAGTTATCTAATTTAGATATGCATATACTGCTCTATACAATGGAGAAGCTAGGTGCCTTTTATATACataattacatgttttatacaCACCATAATTACATGTTTGTAAATGGGTGCCTCTTTATATACATAATTACATGTTTggtataataatttatatacaaATTCATATTCCACTTGATGTTACATGTTCCCTACATATAACATCTTCCGTACAGATGTTGTTAGAAGTAGGGACAGTTAATTAATAATAGCCTTCTTTATGGTTAATAGATATCGATCATCGGATTGGACCAAAATTTATCACACCAATAAACTAAACAACCACCatatatacaataaataatCACAACAATTTACATGGATTTGACAAGATACATTCAGAcggaaatgaaaagaaaaatccacTACAAAATTAATGAGCTAAGAATAATATCAGAAGTATTTTCATTGGCAAAATTGGGAGGTTCTTTGTCAGCTTAAATCAGAAGGTGGGTTAGGTTTCAAGAGCTTGGAAAAATTTATCGATGCAATGTTGACAAAACAAGTGTGGAGACTATTGATCATATTTTGCAACTTGTAACTTTTTGCCTTTATTAgatagacaatttttttttcttatatataatttggtcCTTGAAAAAGTTTATATAGTATAAAggttgattttcttggatcttgGCTTCAATTGATTAATGTTTCATTTCTAACTGAACATTAAAGCAAAGTTTTTTACCTTTGCAGGCCTAATTCTCTCATCTTTTGAGAAAATTCATTTTCATATATGCACAAATAACTTCAAATCTAAAGCCAACTCTGCTTTAGCcatagttgtcaaaatcgcgattTAGATCTTAGGATTACACGATTTTACAATCCCACATCACCAAAATATTTAGGATCGCACAAGAATCGTAAAAATTGTAGGATCCCATATAGGATCGCGTAGGATTGTATAAGATCGTATGGGATCCTAccgattagttttttttttttttttttttttaagttcatctttataagttgtaatttgtagagtccgtttggatagaacttattgctgaaaactgaaaattgaaaactgaaaacactgtagcaaaataattttttaatgtgtaaaaaaatactgttcactcttttttttactgtttttatgccttggtgcactgttcatgtcccatgaacagtgcaccaagcgctgttctttaaaaaaaaaaaaaaaaaaaacgcaaacgcagAAGGGAAAACGGGGATCCAAACGGGCAAGTAATCTCAAAACTAAGACATTGTACTTCATAAATGTATCAACTAAGTGGAGGGACTCATATGGAGATGACTTtcttgaattgaaaatttttgctaTAAGAATATTGAGCTTAACATATAGCTCTTCAGGTTGTGAAAGTAATTGTAGTACATTTGGAATAGTAAGAACAAATGACTTCGGCATATTATCCCACAGTTGAGAATTCTCtattaaaattgatataaagtacactcaaaaaggagaaaattgtttaaaccaaaaataaataaataaataaatgagttgGTATTTGTTATGTAAAACATgaagataaaagagaaaataccTAAACCATCAAGTGTAAAAGAAGAAATTGGTTTGAAGAACTTGTCTTTGGATGATAAGTGGTTAGCAAAGGGTGTTGACCAGAAGATGATGGTACCGATTTTGATGAAGATAATGAAGTAACAAGTCTAATGCCTTCCTCTCAgtgtgaataaaaaatattgtgattgtGTATAAAAGTTACATGTATATAGTGTGAATGTGTGTTCACTATTGTATCATTTAGTTATCAATGttagatgatgatgaggattCAAGAGCTGTTGCTGAAGGAAAAAAGTGTGCTATagtattttggtatttggttggTTTCTATTAAACATTCCTTGGACTTTTTAAATACATTGcgttaaaacttaaatatatttgtttcattagtaTAGACGAAACGATATAAGACATGCAAATTACATCATTTGatcaaaatctttattttttatttttatgaaagatTCATAATTTACATGATTATTCAATAtacaaagttactattaatgtgttttttgcttcaaatctgaaaataagtAAGATCTTACAATCCACGATTTGGTCCTACAATCCACAATCCTACCTACCTCCTGCAATCTTACGTAGGATCCCGTTTTTAACAACCTTGACTTCAACTATAA from Castanea sativa cultivar Marrone di Chiusa Pesio chromosome 11, ASM4071231v1 harbors:
- the LOC142617629 gene encoding fatty acyl-CoA reductase 2, chloroplastic-like, with the protein product MSIFQSFMSTASVPYYRSYSRSLTSTHAIPVLTTTNNYHCCYDHYNSTRTSGRTFNVVCCTTPVLATKNNHHCYYNCYSSKTSRRTNKIISCQNKENAEGGHSSLSSALTLSHKNPQDVVTFTDRVVDNGIKTTSTTNAIMPLLKPSDGIGIVSYLRGKNYLITGATGFLGKAFMEKMLRTIPDLGKIFLLIKAKDKEAAIHRLKTEILDSEIFKCLEQMYGESFKAFMMTKLVPVAGNVCEPNLGMDPDTTNEIAKEVDVIINSAGNTNFDERYDVALDTNTRGPSRLLGFAKKCKKLGLFLHVSTAYVNGERQGLIMEKPFHMGQTIVGESVTSETPPVSIPVLDIIAEIELASNLKFCVHENEVTQKLKELGLERAKLFGWENTYVFTKAMGEMLIDSMRGDIPIVIIRPTIIESTYKDPFPGWIQGNRMLDPVIISYGKGQLSGFAADPKAIVDVVPVDMVVNASIAAIAKHGIAAKPGLNVYNIGSSTVNPIAYEDVFKFCCDHFTSFPLMDSQGKNIRVTEFKFFSSMDNFSSYISDEIAQGIGLMDAKISDSILKSKLEMKCKNRAELIVHMAKLYKPYAFFRARFDIRNTQKLMEDMSLEEMRNFEFNVRSINWEHYIVDIHIPGVRRHVMKERLVINE